A window of the Lolium perenne isolate Kyuss_39 chromosome 7, Kyuss_2.0, whole genome shotgun sequence genome harbors these coding sequences:
- the LOC127313694 gene encoding uncharacterized protein, producing MGRSKKRGRNPADDLTDDLVVEILSRLPAKSVCRFKCVSKHWCHGLIAHPDHRSRLPQTLSGFFRSSETRIDDGTKSSPIIDSDDDDDLYESDHDTEWTIAPNFVSILGKKKEKHAVVSDPALSFLTGYRSVIPKSCSDGLLLCLCWKVASTTESDYVVCNPATQQWVSVPGNGHRFRTDMRMFLAAAASGHFHIFALLHDEDWEWYTEDVDIYSSEAGAWSHHESGWAWDTKVSHRGVFHHGMLHLVTISSTIVAVNTEGTTWRTIPLLESMATTYRYSSNGPFIGVSQERFHYVSHRRRDEHTLSVWILGDGGDDENQWTYRYSISTTRIFGAKITDLEEYSLVGIHPECNTVFFGVKRNRKYVLLSYDMDRGKVRTLGNIRFGGWSYRPYLPYVPSFSRIVG from the coding sequence ATGGGTCGATCCAAGAAGAGAGGCCGTAATCCGGCCGATGACCTCACCGACGACCTCGTGGTGGAGATCCTGTCGCGGCTGCCGGCCAAGTCCGTGTGCCGCTTCAAGTGCGTCTCCAAGCACTGGTGCCATGGCCTCATCGCCCACCCTGACCACCGCTCCAGGCTCCCCCAGACTCTCTCCGGCTTCTTCCGCAGCTCAGAGACACGGATCGACGACGGCACGAAGTCGTCCCCCAtcatcgacagcgacgacgacgacgacttgtaCGAATCGGATCACGACACGGAATGGACAATAGCTCCCAATTTCGTGAGCATACTAGGaaagaagaaagaaaagcacGCCGTCGTCTCTGACCCCGCGCTGTCATTCTTGACGGGCTACAGAAGCGTCATCCCCAAGAGCTGCTCCGACGGCTTGCTCCTCTGCCTCTGCTGGAAGGTGGCATCCACGACCGAATCCGACTACGTGGTGTGCAACCCGGCCACCCAGCAGTGGGTGAGCGTCCCCGGCAATGGCCACCGGTTCAGGACGGACATGCGGAtgttcctcgccgccgccgcatcgGGCCACTTCCACATCTTCGCGCTCCTGCACGACGAGGATTGGGAGTGGTACACAGAAGACGTCGACATATACTCCTCGGAAGCCGGAGCGTGGAGCCACCACGAAAGCGGCTGGGCCTGGGACACCAAGGTGTCCCACCGCGGCGTCTTCCACCACGGCATGCTGCATCTGGTCACAATCAGCTCGACGATCGTCGCCGTTAACACGGAAGGGACGACTTGGAGAACCATCCCTTTGCTGGAATCCATGGCCACCACGTACCGCTATTCGTCCAACGGCCCTTTCATCGGCGTGTCCCAGGAGCGCTTCCATTACGTGAGCCACCGGCGCAGGGATGAGCACACCCTGTCGGTGTGGATtctcggcgacggcggcgacgacgaaAACCAGTGGACCTACAGGTACAGCATCAGCACCACCCGTATTTTCGGAGCCAAGATCACTGATCTTGAGGAGTACTCTTTGGTTGGGATCCATCCGGAATGCAACACCGTCTTCTTCGGTGTGAAAAGGAACCGGAAGTACGTGTTGCTGTCGTATGACATGGACCGTGGGAAAGTTCGTACTCTCGGCAATATCAGATTCGGTGGGTGGTCGTACAGGCCGTATCTTCCGTATGTTCCCTCTTTCTCAAGAATCGTTGGCTGA
- the LOC127313696 gene encoding uncharacterized protein At2g34460, chloroplastic, whose protein sequence is MAGVFHATTARPLLPPVLACLSPATRKLHLTCPAATTMDGASASAPDAKKTTTVFVAGSTGKTGKRVVEKLLERGFGVVAGTTDVGRARGSLPQDPNLQLVRADVTEGADKLVEAVRGVDAVICATGFRRSFDPFAPWKVDNLGTVSLVEACRKAGVTRFILVSSILVNGAAMGQLLNPAYIVLNLFGLVLVAKLQAEKYIRGSGINYTIIRPGGLTDQPPTGSIVIEPEDTLYDGSISRDQVAEVAVEALLCPEESSYKVVEIVTRADAPSQPLKDMFASIKQK, encoded by the exons ATGGCCGGTGTCTTCCACGCCACCACCGCCCGTCCCCTCCTGCCTCCCGTGCTCGCCTGCCTCTCCCCCGCCACCAGAAAGCTCCACCTCACCTGCCCGGCCGCCACCACGATGGACGGCGCGTCGGCGAGCGCTCCGGACGCCAAGAAGACGACCACCGTGTTCGTTGCCGGCTCGACGGGGAAGACCGGCAAGCGGGTCGTCGAGAAGCTGCTGGAGAGGGGCTTCGGCGTCGTCGCCGGCACGACGGACGTGGGCAGGGCCCGCGGCAGCCTCCCCCAGGACCCCAACCTACAGCTC GTGAGGGCCGACGTGACGGAGGGCGCCGACAAGCTGGTTGAGGCCGTGCGCGGCGTCGACGCCGTCATCTGCGCGACGGGGTTCAGGCGCTCGTTCGATCCTTTTGCTCCCTGGAAG GTGGACAACTTAGGGACTGTGAGTCTCGTGGAAGCATGCCGAAAGGCTGGAGTTACAAGATTCATACTCGTCAGCTCCATTTTAGTAAATGGTGCCGCGATGGGTCAGCTTCTGAATCCAGCCTACATTGTGCTTAATCTGTTCGGCTTAGTACTCGTTGCAAAGCTGCAAGCAGAGAAATACATCAGGGGATCAGGAATAAATTACACCATCATAAGGCCTGGAGGGCTTACAGACCAACCGCCGACCGGGAGTATAGTCATAGAGCCAGAG GATACTCTCTACGATGGCTCCATATCGAGAGACCAGGTTGCAGAAGTGGCTGTGGAGGCATTGTTATGCCCGGAGGAGTCTTCCTACAAAGTCGTCGAGATTGTCACCCGAGCTGATGCTCCAAGTCAGCCTCTCAAGGATATGTTTGCTTCTATTAAACAGAAATGA